A single genomic interval of Geotrypetes seraphini chromosome 1, aGeoSer1.1, whole genome shotgun sequence harbors:
- the LOC117357775 gene encoding jerky protein homolog-like, whose amino-acid sequence MVRNMADFGFNGQNIRHRALPRIELWACALSENTQASKTERSVSSSKLAIYHFAAAWKAVKCETIVNGWNKLLNDIESELQFHGFEVEDFYTMMKNAGENNTTEEALLEWLEEDEGDPGYQIMSESEIAQEVMNQKLTDDENDEEEPTTKNNENESS is encoded by the coding sequence ATTTCGGATTTAATGGACAAAATATTCGGCATCGGGCACTTCCGAGAATTGAACTTTGGGCATGCGCACTGTCAGAAAATACACAAGCCTCTAAAACAGAAAGATCTGTTTCCAGCAGCAAATTGGCTATATATCATTTTGCAGCCGCTTGGAAAGCGGTAAAGTGTGAAACAATAGTGAACGGATGGAATAAACTATTAAATGACATCGAGAGCGAGTTACAGTTCCATGGATTTGAAGTGGAAGATTTTTACACAATGATGAAAAATGCTGGCGAAAATAATACAACAGAAGAAGCTCTATTAGAATGGCTGGAAGAAGATGAGGGTGATCCTGGGTATCAAATAATGTCAGAGAGTGAGATAGCTCAAGAAGTTATGAACCAAAAACTGACAGATGACGAGAATGATGAAGAAGAGCCCACAacaaaaaataatgaaaatgagTCAAGTTAG